aaaatttcactaaatatttatattaacattttctatacacgataaaattttgaaaatattttgactctttttgagctgtttacggacattgtcagttttcaatttttttagttttttttctatatatatcaataaaattttatttgttgggtaaaaaagcgtgaaaatttaatataacctgatatatcgttctaatagcagttgaaaaatattcatgcaatatcagcacatattgcttcgctggcctgacctatgtcaataatttacaatttaaaatattctcacctacattacatatatattaaataatattattttgatgactgtctacaatatacgacagtccccgttgttttttggaaaaaatgtccTCATTCTTTAATGCTATTGctacataaaaatgtcttattactacattaaatactaaacttattttattactagGTTCTTGTCTCGGTTTATTCACGTCGTTGACTATACAATTAtgcttaaatgttaatttaatcttactattttaataattaattaaataatgcgtgcctaaaaaaaaaatatgaatataagcaGGGGTATATCGGGAAATCGGGAATCTTCCCGATTGGCCGGTTCTCGTGAGGGCCGGCCGGGctgctataattattatattatagttacgaaaaaaaaaattaaattttttaaattaagcatAAAGAGtcgaattattttgttaaaaatacataggcacaattgtttttgataagcatttaaagttcaaattttgacaaaatttatcaaatttataatttaataattattttttagttaaaaatttaataaatgttcaacttttatagctaaggattgaaaattgaaaacaaggctccacgtaaataggttatatataaattactttattcacaataatatcatcaaatttacttggtaatataataggctgactgaccgttttcgctccgaatcatttttcttatacaatgatattatgtcattgaattcaaatttaacaccatccattacagtgacccacttgtcacctactgtacagcagagcgacatccacttaaccaccttttttttaaaattttaattcggATTAAATTAGGcgaattttcataaattaaactatttttttgtttagccaaatattatgataaaatataatgttaaatggtatgtgttattattgtattttcgtTGTTTAAGACCAATGTGTTGGccccatattttttatttgagcaTTCCCATGTTTTACCTATAAGCATTTATTTTcgattcatatttaaatttaaatttaatatttttaccattcCGGCTAAacttagttataaataaatccaatgttgtataaatattaaactactcTACtggcatattataacaatagtaagtaggtaatattagtAGTATTATCACAAGTAAAGGAAGtaatgttaaaacttaaaaacacaTTTGGATTTACATTACCGATTTGTGCAATTGTACCTAAACAATTACGGATATCATAAcacataggtatttaattaatgttatcgtatcgatatgtataataatatacctacctacagtatatcgtagttacctacctatttaaaataaattgccgcagtttttataatgataatttattgggTGGTTCCCAACCTATATAACTCGACGGCGCATTTGTTCTTTCAATAAATTTCCACGacacacacaaataaataaatacatattatttttcgatagTACAAATAGGCAAATTACAGTCAATACCTAGTCGTTACTAATTCCGAGTAAATcccaaacataaataatcattgGCATATTTACGTAAAACTTATAAACTTAAACTCTTATCACTTGATACTTGCACGAGGTACACAATTTTTGTCTGATTAAAGCCATTTTTCGTTTCATTAATAAGAGAAAAATTACAAGGGTGCTAACCTACTGAGTTGCTTGAAGAATTTCACGGCACACTTTTGTGCCGCGGCACAGCGGTTGAGAATCCCTGTGACTATATAGGTTCTCAAatctcaaataatttaaatattacaaatttatatctatacaagtacttatacaaattataagacGATAAAAACCTAGCGTTTAGAAACCTTTAAACTCgtttgaattaattaatgaataacgatttgacaaaaaaaataaaaataaatattgtttacataatataatattattataatattccgtaTATAACGTACTACTTACATTGGCTGTCTGAGTACctacaattaatgtaaatacataGTTTATGTCTAAATTAAATAGTACCTAAGGTTGGAATTTTGATAAGCTTGATGACTTTAACTATAATTTCTTAGAATGTACGGGTACAAGTATTGGTTTTTATGACGACGGTAGTGGTCCTGGGGTTCGGGATGATGTCGGTAGTGTTAGTGATGGTGGTGATGATCGTCGACTTGGTGGTCTTGGTCTCCTCGGTCATAGCGGAAGGGATGGTGGACTTGGAGCAGGTCATGGCGCTAACGGTGATGCCGTTATAAACAATGGCTTGACGTATATAAcagatacattttgattttcgaTTCCCAAAAGGTCCAACGAGTAAATTTCGACACCTGTGGTAAAAGCTTATTTAAATTCTGCTTTTGGTGATCACGATGAGTACCTACTGCAAAAAAAGGATAATTTAACAAAGTCCCACAGGATATATACTCTATAACTCTAAGGTCGCTTTACACTCGAATAACTGCAGACCACGATAACGAGTGCCTACCTACTGGATGTTCGAGAGTGAGATCTCTTTAACCTAGATATAGCCTTAATCTTTCTTGACTATAACCACGATAACGAGTACTGGAAGAGAAAGTAAGTAACTACCTACTTCAGTGTCTTGCTACCTTTTCCAAAAGTGTTGTTCACCAAAAAAGCTTGAAGTTAAAACTTAGGTGAATACAATTTACAGTAGGTtgaatacatatacattatacatacgcgCTTACCCGAAAAATGTCGCTGaagtgtgtataaaataaaataatatacatttattatggaATTCAATGCTCGGccttattatagttatgaataataatataataatgtaaatgggaattctaaaaaatatcaaaatcatcCCAAGCTACAATTTTTGTGTTAAACATGAATTcagtgataaataaataataatacatttataaatgtgtCTCCGACTTCGTACCGTCTAATAATTATATGGTATATAGCAGAAATGGGCAACTGGCGGCCCGCGTACCATTTTTCACTGGTCCGtgctacattttaatttactttataaaaatatgaaatgttaagatttttctgtattttattttattatatttttaaaaatattaaaatctatatcatgtttatcgtaaaacgtagatataaattcttatctagtattgaactattaaatgtaaataatattatattatttataggggtATAGTtaacattaggtttttttttttgctctctATGTTCTCTGACTCGTTACATGTTCGCACATTCAAAATTGGCACTCTAGTATTGAGTTGCccattatttgtatataggttgccgtaaaaaaaagtgtttgaaACGAATTCTTCCGATATTATAGGTAACAACTGCcgtctataatacctatagtatagacTCTATATcatgcagtaaaaaaaaataaaagtggtaaccgctcttctgtacagtatCTATAGGAGGTGTCGATATTGCCTCGTCGTCGAGGAGTAAGTCATTGTAATATAGGTGTGTGTGTAAAATGACTGTTAAGTCCCAAGAAAACGTCCGCTATCGGGAGGTGTCCATTCGTAAATGGCACTTAAGTACTTGTcaagttataacttaaataaaaactgcCTGGGTATATTAAACGGTGGCCTGGTAAAGAGGCTATAACTAAAACAGGTACCTAccattattaagtacctactgcaaTTATTGGCCATTGTTGTGAAAGGTTGGTAATGAAGTTGTgctttctaaatataatagaacctcgataactcgaataTCGGCCAAATGTAAACTCCTACACGAATAACCTTTTTAcctaaattatcattaaatgtaAACTCCTACACTAATAACCTTATGAAATTTTTACCTAAAAATCAAAGATATTGTAATCTCCTACATAGAAATTTTTCCctttaaaaaatatggttatattacttaaatttacaattttgaagttgaaaagctcaaaaagctcaaaattatcaaaacttgaaaataataaatatacattatttaataaacaaacgcTTGAATAGAGCTTGTTTATACTCTGTATGATGATTGTCGAAGGTTAGATTATATccaatatccatattatatactatatactatacgtTCATATCGGCACTTGtagtacaaaatgttttaaatagatCAGCGATATGGCATCGAATATTGTCGAATAACGATAAAACATGATAATCTCGTCTGTATCGGAAATTTCCGAACAAATTGGCGTTTATTGCCGATATCGTAGTCCGCTCGTAACTGTATAACTGTGTATTGTTTGAGTTTAGTCTAGTGAATCTTTTGCGTCTTTCACCGTTTTGTGCAGTAAAGTTAGTCACTCTTATAGTCGTACATTATTACAAATTGCAATGGAATTCATGTATAGTCAGAATggtaaaaagttattaatagttgataaatataaatttcttttacaCTATACTGCAAAACGTGGCCAAAAAACTTGgcgttgtattaataataagtgtcAAAGTAAAATTTACACAAATAATACAGAggatgaaattattgaaaagcATGTAGTTCTAATTCACAATCATGATGAAGATACTACATTAAATCGCCAAGAAGTCAATAATTCACTGAAAAGGAAAGTAAGTGAAGACAATATTGTAGACAAACCTTCTAAGTTTATTTTAactgaaatcaaaaattttaataacgaaaatagtttaaatacaattgatCTCAATTATATTAGACGAAATGTGTATAATGCACGTAAATCTATTTTGCTACCTTTGCCTAAAAGTATTGAAGAAGTTCACGATACTTTAAATGTAATGGATATACAAACAAACCGTtctgaacaatttattttattaaatgatcaagatagccatattattatattttcttgtatagaaaatttaaaatttctttgtCCTaacgaaaaaatttttttagacgGTACTTtcaattattgtacaaaatattttttgcagttATTCACTATTCATGGTTTTAAGAatcaaaattaggtatataccatTAGTCTTTGCTTTGCTTCCTGACAACAATAGCCATACATacagtacattatttttaaaaactatcgaAATTTGCTTGCAAAATAATTTACGGTTTCAACCAGTTACAGTTGTGGTGGACTTTGAAATTGCTATTCataatgcaattaaaaatatttggccaACAGTGCAAATTCATGGTTGTAATTTTCATTTGTGCCAAAATTGGTACAGAAAAATCCAGCAATTAGGCCTAACGAATGATTACAATAATGGTAAATCTGaaattggaaaatttttagttcACACATTCGGTTTACCATTATTGCAAGATGTTAACGATATTGAAGATTGCTTTGTATTTGATTTGTTAGAAAATATGCCATCTGACGATAAAGTCCAACAATATTGCGACTATTtatctgaaaattatattttttcgttttcattaTTTCCCCCAAAATTGTGGTCTTCTAATGATACTACAAATGCATGTGAATCATTTCATTCAAGATTTAATAGTAGTTTTTATCATCACCATCCAAATCTCCATTTATTCGTGAAAGTTTTGAAAGATATTCAGACCGaaacatacattaaaattaGAAGCAGTCATACAACACAACGCAGACAggcaaaaactatttttaaataatttttaatatatttaatcctTTCTAGACCAAGCACTGTTgaagataataaaaatgtaatttttttgcccaataataattttgtatttttttaaagaatttcaaaaccgaaaacaaagtttttttgaaaatgtatagatttttaatgACTGGAGCAATTAAGTCCCATTGGTCAATGGGACTTTACGAGGTGGACTTAAAATTCCCATTGGTCAAATCTAAATGGtcatttagcaaattaattagttttttttgtaatggagATTGTAAtgacattgttatttttttatttcttaaaattatttaaaaagaatgACCACtacaaattaaactataaatattttaaatgattgtcatcatattttattttaatttataaattacaaatctaaaattgaaattggCAATTTTTCtatgtaagtatttgtaaattgtacatttatctaactatgtaaaatattttgctaaataagtaatgaaatatgataaaatatcacttaTAAATTCTTAGAGGAGAAatcaatgtattgattttacaatgatgtgtgtttttttttgtgtctgtgtacacgattagtagGTAGTTGAAATATTGCTTCAACTTCAGTACCTaccttgttcgatgggaaagtgaatctagttgatacaaAATTTCACTGGTTGTCTATGTTCACAATTAATATACatgataaattttcaaaatatattgatttgaaCTGTTTAAGGATGTTTTCAGTTCAAAATCAAACAGAATGATAAGCCCATAAAAGAAGaaagattatttaatattaaagtgataTACACTAGTACAAGTTTTGTTCAAAAGATCATTAATTATCTGGGTCCagctaaattttaattaattgccaATTGctgtaaaagtaaatattattaatgataatactaaCATCAAGAATTGTATCAATTATGCT
This genomic window from Metopolophium dirhodum isolate CAU chromosome 1, ASM1992520v1, whole genome shotgun sequence contains:
- the LOC132935179 gene encoding uncharacterized protein LOC132935179; the encoded protein is MPPQSSKAAECTGTSIGFYDDGSGPGVRDDVGSVSDGGDDRRLGGLGLLGHSGRDGGLGAGHGANEDEIIEKHVVLIHNHDEDTTLNRQEVNNSLKRKVSEDNIVDKPSKFILTEIKNFNNENSLNTIDLNYIRRNVYNARKSILLPLPKSIEEVHDTLNTVLSIIVQNIFCSYSLFMVLRIKIRYIPLVFALLPDNNSHTYSTLFLKTIEICLQNNLRFQPVTVVVDFEIAIHNAIKNIWPTVQIHGCNFHLCQNWYRKIQQLGLTNDYNNGKSEIGKFLVHTFGLPLLQDVNDIEDCFVFDLLENMPSDDKVQQYCDYLSENYIFSFSLFPPKLWSSNDTTNACESFHSRFNSSFYHHHPNLHLFVKVLKDIQTETYIKIRSSHTTQRRQAKTIFK